One window of the Arvicanthis niloticus isolate mArvNil1 chromosome 23, mArvNil1.pat.X, whole genome shotgun sequence genome contains the following:
- the Rab15 gene encoding ras-related protein Rab-15 isoform X2 produces MKTIEVDGVKVRIQIWDTAGQERYQTITKQYYRRAQGIFLVYDISSERSYQHIMKWVSDVDEYAPEGVQKILIGNKADEEQKRQVGREQGQQLAKEYGMDFYETSACTNLNIKESFTRLTELVLQAHRKELDGLRTCASNELALAELEEDEGKPEGPANSSKTCWC; encoded by the exons ATGAAGACCATCGAAGTAGACGGTGTCAAAGTGCGGATCCAGATCTG GGACACAGCAGGGCAGGAGAGATACCAGACTATCACAAAGCAGTACTATCGGCGAGCCCAG gGAATATTTTTAGTCTACGACATTAGCAGTGAGCGCTCTTATCAGCACATCATGAAGTGGGTCAGTGACGTGGATGAG TATGCTCCAGAAGGAGTCCAGAAGATTCTCATAGGGAATAAGGCTGATGAAGAGCAGAAACGGCAGGTGGGGAGAGAGCAAGGGCAGCAG CTGGCTAAGGAGTATGGCATGGACTTTTACGAAACAAGTGCCTGCACCAACCTTAACATTAAAGAG TCCTTCACGCGTCTGACGGAGCTGGTGCTGCAGGCCCACAGGAAAGAGCTGGATGGTCTCCGAACATGTGCGAGCAATGAGCTCGCACTGGCAGAACTGGAGGAAGACGAAGGCAAACCTGAGGGCCCAGCAAACTCTTCAAAGACCTGCTGGTGCTGA
- the Gpx2 gene encoding glutathione peroxidase 2, with the protein MAYIAKSFYDLSAISLDGEKIDFNTFRGRAVLIENVASLUGTTTRDYNQLNELQCRFPRRLVVLGFPCNQFGHQENCQNEEILNSLKYVRPGGGFQPTFSLTQKCDVNGQNEHPVFAYLKDKLPYPYDDPFSLMTDPKLIIWSPVRRSDVSWNFEKFLIGPEGEPFRRYSRTFQTINIEPDIKRLLKVAI; encoded by the exons ATGGCTTACATTGCCAAGTCTTTCTACGATCTCAGTGCCATCAGCCTGGATGGGGAGAAGATAGACTTCAACACGTTCCGAGGCAGGGCTGTGCTGATTGAGAATGTGGCGTCACTCTGAGGAACAACTACCCGGGACTACAACCAGCTCAATGAGCTGCAATGTCGCTTTCCCAGGCGCCTGGTGGTTCTCGGCTTCCCTTGCAACCAGTTTGGACATCAG GAGAACTGTCAGAATGAGGAGATCCTGAACAGCCTCAAGTATGTCCGCCCTGGGGGTGGCTTCCAGCCCACCTTCAGTCTTACCCAAAAGTGTGACGTCAATGGGCAGAACGAGCATCCGGTCTTTGCCTACCTGAAAGACAAGCTGCCCTACCCTTACGACGACCCATTCTCCCTCATGACGGATCCGAAGCTCATCATATGGAGTCCGGTGCGCCGCTCAGATGTGTCCTGGAACTTTGAGAAGTTCCTCATAGGGCCAGAAGGGGAGCCCTTCCGTCGCTACAGCCGGACCTTCCAAACCATCAACATCGAGCCTGACATCAAGCGACTCCTCAAAGTTGCCATCTAG